A genomic region of Rhodohalobacter sp. 614A contains the following coding sequences:
- a CDS encoding PAS domain-containing protein, whose amino-acid sequence MMNQIRICLIEDSEKDRKIIYNELIDLYGDCKIDVIESYDKLKDSYKLSYYDIIICDFKLSDYKGVDALFYVRERDLHIPFIFVSDLEWEDATVDTLVLNGATDYVLKSNLKQLQFVIRREINRSRHYSNTEQKLKASEYRFRSIVQSINGIVREVDLNTFEYIYVSPQTVNILGYAESDWFNNHYFWIEHIHPKDRKKASAKVEKAIKEGGNHTIEYRMINSDGDIVWIRDLVTIKEENGVPVWLDGLMIDISEEKEVELQRDHALENEKRRMKEQKCLWNITSLDEQEFTISQLLQRSLMHIPIGFQFPSVTGACIRYNGEEYQTSNYEESEIKLVSENQKIRNGPLSIEVVYLSDENVDLKQPFLREERHLLDTILDILYIKISKKLTTDDLKRHEQLLINTYELAQLGRSL is encoded by the coding sequence ATGATGAATCAAATTAGAATATGTCTCATCGAAGATTCCGAAAAGGATAGAAAAATCATTTACAATGAATTAATCGACTTGTATGGAGATTGCAAGATCGATGTAATCGAATCGTATGATAAACTGAAAGATAGTTACAAGCTCAGTTACTATGATATTATCATATGTGATTTTAAGCTCTCGGATTACAAGGGGGTTGATGCTCTTTTTTATGTACGCGAACGGGATCTGCATATACCGTTTATTTTTGTTTCTGACCTGGAATGGGAAGATGCCACAGTAGATACCTTGGTTTTGAATGGCGCCACGGATTACGTTTTAAAGAGTAATCTTAAGCAACTTCAGTTTGTTATTCGGAGAGAGATTAACCGCAGCCGACATTATTCAAATACAGAGCAAAAATTAAAGGCAAGCGAGTACAGGTTTCGATCTATTGTGCAGTCGATTAATGGAATTGTCCGCGAGGTGGATTTGAATACGTTTGAATACATTTATGTGAGTCCCCAGACGGTGAATATTCTGGGTTATGCGGAATCCGATTGGTTTAACAATCACTATTTTTGGATTGAACATATTCATCCGAAAGACCGGAAAAAGGCAAGTGCAAAAGTTGAAAAAGCGATTAAAGAAGGGGGGAATCATACCATTGAATACAGAATGATCAATTCTGATGGCGATATCGTCTGGATTCGGGATCTTGTTACAATCAAAGAAGAGAACGGAGTTCCGGTTTGGCTGGATGGTTTGATGATTGATATTTCAGAAGAAAAAGAGGTGGAACTTCAACGAGATCATGCACTCGAGAACGAAAAAAGAAGAATGAAAGAGCAGAAATGCCTGTGGAATATCACCAGTTTGGACGAACAGGAATTCACTATCTCTCAGCTTCTTCAGCGATCTTTAATGCACATTCCCATCGGATTCCAATTCCCATCTGTTACGGGAGCCTGTATCCGGTACAACGGTGAAGAATATCAAACCAGTAATTATGAGGAAAGTGAGATTAAACTCGTCTCAGAAAACCAAAAAATTCGGAATGGACCACTTTCTATTGAGGTAGTGTATCTGAGTGATGAAAATGTGGATTTAAAGCAACCTTTTTTGAGAGAGGAGAGACATCTTTTGGATACGATTCTGGATATTTTATATATCAAGATCAGCAAGAAATTAACAACAGATGACCTGAAGAGACACGAGCAGCTTCTTATAAATACATATGAACTTGCCCAACTCGGACGATCTTTATAA
- a CDS encoding FMN-binding negative transcriptional regulator → MYQKDKYVKNDPEYVYEFINAHPFATFVLNGDRLLATHIPVLADGDPKNFRLFSHISNEYNEQIKYLENGREALLIFHGAQAYVSSSWYKRKGVSTWDYSAVHVNVRLKIQSGNDLEESLKKLVRRFEQEQDSPLYYDEIPDKMVKGLIPHITGFWAEPFKIEAIAKLHQGYKKEDVDSTINHLRKQQDPSARRLVEDIRREHESDQNQNR, encoded by the coding sequence ATGTATCAAAAGGACAAGTATGTAAAAAATGATCCTGAATATGTCTATGAATTTATCAATGCCCATCCGTTTGCAACATTTGTTCTGAATGGAGACCGGCTTCTTGCCACTCACATTCCGGTACTTGCAGACGGAGACCCGAAGAATTTTCGCCTCTTCAGTCACATTTCAAACGAGTATAACGAACAGATCAAGTACCTGGAAAATGGCCGGGAAGCATTGCTCATTTTTCACGGTGCACAGGCTTATGTTTCATCTTCATGGTATAAACGAAAAGGGGTGAGTACATGGGATTATTCTGCCGTTCATGTTAATGTTCGTCTTAAAATTCAATCCGGCAATGATTTAGAAGAGTCACTTAAAAAATTAGTTAGAAGATTTGAGCAGGAACAGGACTCTCCTCTGTACTATGATGAAATCCCTGATAAAATGGTGAAAGGTTTGATTCCACACATCACCGGGTTTTGGGCTGAGCCTTTTAAAATTGAAGCCATTGCAAAACTTCACCAGGGATACAAAAAAGAAGATGTTGATTCGACCATCAACCATTTGAGGAAACAACAGGACCCATCAGCCCGACGTTTGGTGGAAGATATCCGAAGAGAGCACGAATCGGATCAGAATCAGAATAGATGA
- a CDS encoding DUF748 domain-containing protein — protein MKKVLTVILIVALVLTGLRIYLPYWVTGYVNRVLDDVPGYHGSIEDVDLHLFRGAYQIEGLNMVKTGEDIPVPFLDIPLIDLSVQWSALFRGKIVGEIKLFEPELNFAAGSTGSQTGSEADWTTPIKELMPLQINRFLIEDGVITYKDFGSNPEVDLRLDSLQMEATNLRNVEGRKGTLPSSITLTAKSIGRGFLDISCDANIVKDVPDFDLSAKFEGVQMTALNDFTEAYAKLDFEGGTFNLYTEMAASDGILEGYVKPVMTDLKVFDLKEDSKEPLRALWEGIAGFITTIFKNQRRDQFATQVPFEGDLNNPDTKIWPTIGGILRNAFIKGFSKDVENSVSFDEIVNSSE, from the coding sequence ATGAAAAAAGTCCTGACCGTCATATTAATCGTTGCGCTGGTTCTGACCGGACTCAGAATTTATCTGCCGTATTGGGTTACCGGCTATGTGAACAGAGTTCTGGATGACGTTCCCGGATACCACGGATCGATTGAAGATGTAGACCTGCACTTGTTCCGGGGCGCATACCAAATTGAGGGATTGAATATGGTTAAAACCGGCGAGGATATTCCCGTTCCTTTTCTGGATATTCCCCTGATTGACCTTTCCGTGCAATGGAGTGCCCTATTCAGGGGAAAAATTGTGGGTGAAATCAAATTGTTCGAACCGGAATTAAATTTCGCGGCAGGCAGTACAGGTTCTCAGACCGGATCAGAAGCCGATTGGACGACACCAATCAAGGAATTAATGCCGTTACAGATTAACCGGTTTCTTATCGAAGACGGCGTAATCACCTACAAAGACTTTGGATCCAATCCTGAAGTTGACCTTCGTCTGGACAGTCTTCAGATGGAAGCCACCAATCTCCGGAATGTGGAAGGACGAAAAGGCACATTGCCATCTTCCATAACACTCACCGCTAAATCTATCGGTCGTGGGTTTCTGGATATTTCTTGTGATGCAAACATCGTGAAAGACGTTCCTGATTTTGATCTCTCTGCTAAATTTGAGGGAGTTCAAATGACCGCCCTTAACGATTTTACCGAAGCATATGCCAAGCTGGATTTTGAAGGAGGAACCTTCAACCTGTACACTGAAATGGCCGCTTCTGATGGAATCCTTGAGGGGTATGTAAAACCCGTCATGACCGATCTGAAAGTCTTTGATCTCAAAGAAGATTCAAAGGAACCTTTAAGGGCTTTGTGGGAAGGGATTGCCGGATTTATAACTACGATTTTCAAAAATCAACGAAGAGATCAATTTGCCACACAAGTTCCTTTTGAAGGAGACCTGAATAATCCCGACACTAAAATCTGGCCGACCATCGGAGGAATTCTCAGGAATGCGTTCATCAAAGGTTTTTCTAAAGACGTTGAAAACTCCGTCTCTTTTGATGAAATCGTCAATTCATCAGAATAA
- a CDS encoding 2-oxoacid:ferredoxin oxidoreductase subunit beta produces the protein MSLVTQIDKHLKNGNSEPENISYSSKDFSSDQDVRWCPGCGDYTILKQVQNTMPEIGVDKKDIVFISGIGCAARFPYYMDTFGMHSIHGRAPAIATGLKVSRPELSVWIITGDGDSLSIGANHFIQLLRRNVNVNLLLFNNQIYGLTKGQYSPTSPEGSVFKSTPYGSIDHPFNPLSLSLGADGTFVARAMDRDPRHLQQMLQRASQHRGTSMLEIYQNCIVFNDGAFELFTDKKSRPREAIYLENGEPLIFGKESEKGIRLDGLKPEIVSLEDGEYSRDDLWIHDETDTTKAHLLSRFFDQPRDETESHFPRPFGVLFAVDRPCYDGGVNAQVNEVIERKGVGDLDELLRGPETWTVG, from the coding sequence ATGTCACTTGTTACACAAATTGATAAGCATTTAAAAAACGGAAACAGTGAACCTGAAAATATTTCTTACAGCAGTAAGGACTTTTCTTCCGATCAGGATGTACGTTGGTGCCCCGGTTGTGGTGATTACACCATTTTAAAACAGGTACAAAATACCATGCCCGAAATTGGCGTGGACAAGAAAGATATTGTATTTATCTCCGGGATAGGTTGTGCGGCCCGGTTCCCCTATTACATGGATACATTTGGAATGCATTCCATTCACGGAAGAGCTCCTGCAATTGCTACCGGTTTAAAAGTATCGCGGCCAGAATTAAGTGTTTGGATAATCACAGGTGATGGCGACTCTTTATCTATCGGAGCCAATCATTTCATCCAATTACTTCGAAGAAATGTAAATGTTAATCTTCTTCTTTTTAACAACCAGATTTATGGCCTGACGAAAGGACAATATTCCCCAACTTCACCTGAAGGATCTGTCTTTAAATCTACTCCATATGGATCCATTGATCATCCGTTCAACCCACTTTCTTTGAGTTTGGGAGCAGATGGAACGTTTGTTGCCAGAGCCATGGATAGAGATCCTCGTCACCTTCAGCAAATGCTGCAACGTGCAAGCCAGCACAGAGGTACTTCAATGTTGGAAATTTATCAGAATTGCATCGTTTTTAATGATGGCGCATTCGAATTATTTACGGATAAAAAATCCCGCCCGCGGGAAGCGATTTATCTTGAAAATGGAGAACCTCTTATTTTTGGAAAAGAGAGTGAAAAGGGAATTCGCCTTGATGGATTAAAGCCTGAAATCGTGTCTCTTGAGGATGGTGAATATTCCCGGGACGATCTCTGGATTCATGATGAAACGGATACTACAAAAGCTCATTTGCTGTCACGTTTCTTTGATCAGCCTCGCGATGAGACGGAGTCTCACTTTCCACGGCCTTTTGGTGTTCTTTTTGCCGTTGACCGTCCATGCTATGATGGAGGTGTAAATGCGCAGGTGAATGAAGTGATTGAACGTAAAGGCGTTGGAGATCTGGATGAGCTTCTTCGAGGACCTGAAACGTGGACTGTAGGATAA
- a CDS encoding fibrobacter succinogenes major paralogous domain-containing protein, whose product MTFMRRSFIVLFLGFLFAASSCSKFLGTYDGPEIVSHGFVKGITPSNTQLFNDRLYPTVQANWNGPGGDKVWLAVNLGASTEPSTSVDDNPGAAGWFFQFNSKQGYYHNGTTLTPQWKIISINEDTNWEPANDPCTLLLGLGWRIPTVVELRAFREAPVSQGGMGEGNRTSAFNSTLNLHTAGRLQSLNGHLIDRGIRGNYWASDQFSNSSGEVLGFAEASSTFAGNKAFGRSVRCIKD is encoded by the coding sequence ATGACTTTCATGCGAAGATCGTTTATAGTGTTGTTTCTTGGCTTTCTGTTTGCTGCCTCATCATGTTCCAAATTTTTGGGTACATATGACGGACCAGAGATCGTTTCACATGGATTTGTAAAAGGCATTACCCCTTCCAATACCCAGCTTTTTAATGATCGGTTATACCCCACGGTTCAGGCAAACTGGAACGGCCCGGGTGGAGATAAAGTTTGGCTCGCCGTCAATCTTGGTGCAAGTACGGAACCATCAACTTCTGTGGATGACAATCCCGGTGCAGCCGGTTGGTTTTTCCAATTCAATAGCAAACAGGGGTACTATCACAATGGCACGACACTGACTCCCCAATGGAAAATTATTTCAATTAATGAAGATACCAACTGGGAACCTGCCAATGATCCGTGTACACTGCTTCTTGGTCTTGGCTGGAGAATACCTACCGTTGTGGAGTTACGGGCCTTCAGGGAAGCACCGGTTAGTCAGGGAGGAATGGGCGAAGGAAACCGAACGTCAGCTTTTAATTCTACACTTAATTTACATACGGCTGGAAGACTTCAATCGTTAAATGGTCATTTGATTGACCGTGGAATCAGGGGAAATTACTGGGCTTCTGATCAGTTTTCCAATTCAAGTGGCGAAGTGTTAGGATTTGCTGAAGCCAGCAGTACCTTTGCCGGCAATAAAGCATTCGGACGATCTGTACGCTGCATTAAAGATTAA
- a CDS encoding TonB-dependent receptor, whose amino-acid sequence MKLKLLLFISLALIPFFKAMAQDNASVNGFITDSQTGETLLMANIALMEINRGTSSNTSGYYTITNIPPGNYTLAASYIGFRRFEAEIELEAGKSLRFDIELIPEGVEMEAIYVESEAEREELRNIGTAQVDIELIKELPSVIQPDVFRSIQLLPGVKAASDFSSGLYIRGGSPDQTLILLDETTVYNPSHFFGFFSTFNPDAVKDVRLYKGGYPSEFGGRIGSVLTIFNKDGNRNETSGAVSLGLLSSRASIEGPYSKGSWMLAVRRSTLEPLLAVLRQSVDNVPDKFYFYDINGKLNFDATPNDRLSLAFYSGNDNVSFPFQEDGSILLKYGNQTVTAQWRRIFTEKLFGTFTATGSRYFNQPEFDIAGTPFERDNEIYDFSLKADLEYLPNEKHTFKAGIWAGNLNLSFRDRFDNMDTFNERIESQYLSAFFQNEWRPSNQWKFTGGIRLNSFSEGDYLRLEPRLSTEFRPIQKIRFQAAYGRYYQYLTLITNEAFSGFDLWLTSDEGISPAYGDQFVIGAKTVPFEGYGFDVEIYYRTMRDLFELDPFLNDAAGQEYSELFRVGKGYAYGLEAFFEKQVGRFNGFVGYTYGVTRRKFPGFNSPILDDPTQAKFYPPKYDRTHDVNVTASYRLSDRWSLSAVFNYATGQAYTEPLGRYQLSDIPWDNGDRDVFVVGNVNAARLPSYHRLDLSFSRQGTFFNLGEAEWQLQIINVYSRRNIWFYNYDFDENPIERQDVTLLPILPSISYTVNF is encoded by the coding sequence TTGAAGTTAAAACTGCTGCTGTTCATCTCATTGGCTCTCATTCCGTTTTTTAAGGCAATGGCTCAGGATAATGCCTCGGTTAACGGATTTATCACCGATAGCCAGACCGGAGAAACTCTTTTAATGGCCAATATTGCCCTGATGGAAATCAATCGCGGCACATCTTCCAATACATCTGGATATTACACGATCACAAATATTCCTCCGGGAAATTATACCCTTGCCGCCAGTTATATCGGTTTCAGAAGATTTGAGGCAGAAATTGAATTGGAAGCCGGTAAAAGCTTACGATTTGATATAGAACTGATTCCGGAAGGTGTTGAAATGGAGGCGATCTATGTTGAATCGGAAGCGGAACGTGAAGAACTCCGGAATATCGGAACTGCCCAGGTTGATATCGAACTCATTAAAGAACTTCCTTCAGTAATTCAACCGGATGTTTTTCGTTCTATTCAGCTTCTTCCCGGAGTGAAAGCAGCTTCTGATTTTTCCAGCGGTTTGTACATTCGTGGCGGAAGCCCCGATCAAACCTTGATTCTCCTGGATGAAACAACTGTATATAATCCTTCCCACTTTTTTGGTTTTTTCTCCACATTTAATCCCGATGCGGTGAAAGATGTTCGTTTATATAAAGGCGGATATCCTTCTGAATTTGGCGGACGAATCGGTTCTGTTTTAACCATTTTCAACAAAGATGGAAACCGAAATGAAACCAGTGGAGCCGTCAGTCTGGGTCTGCTCTCATCAAGAGCTTCAATTGAAGGTCCGTACAGCAAAGGTTCATGGATGCTGGCTGTTCGCAGATCTACACTGGAACCTTTGTTGGCCGTACTCAGGCAAAGCGTGGATAACGTTCCGGATAAATTCTATTTCTACGATATCAACGGAAAACTGAATTTTGATGCAACTCCAAATGACCGTCTTTCTCTGGCCTTCTATTCCGGGAATGATAATGTCTCGTTCCCGTTCCAGGAAGATGGAAGCATTCTTCTTAAATATGGAAATCAGACCGTTACCGCTCAGTGGAGGCGTATCTTCACAGAGAAGCTTTTTGGTACATTCACGGCAACCGGATCCAGATACTTTAATCAACCGGAATTTGATATTGCCGGCACGCCTTTTGAAAGAGATAATGAAATCTATGATTTTTCTTTAAAGGCTGACCTGGAATATTTGCCCAATGAGAAACACACGTTTAAAGCAGGTATTTGGGCCGGAAATCTGAACCTGAGTTTCAGAGACCGTTTTGACAATATGGATACGTTTAATGAACGAATTGAATCCCAATACTTATCTGCTTTTTTTCAGAATGAATGGCGTCCATCCAATCAGTGGAAATTTACGGGAGGAATACGGTTAAATTCGTTCTCGGAAGGAGATTATCTGAGATTAGAACCAAGGCTTTCCACAGAATTTCGCCCCATTCAGAAAATCCGTTTTCAGGCTGCTTATGGCCGATATTATCAATACCTGACCCTTATCACAAACGAAGCATTTTCTGGTTTTGATCTGTGGCTGACCTCCGATGAAGGAATTTCACCGGCTTATGGCGACCAATTTGTAATAGGTGCTAAAACAGTTCCTTTCGAAGGATATGGATTTGATGTTGAAATTTACTACCGAACAATGCGAGATCTTTTTGAACTGGATCCCTTTCTGAATGATGCGGCTGGCCAGGAATACTCCGAACTTTTCAGGGTCGGAAAAGGATATGCATACGGCCTGGAAGCTTTTTTTGAAAAACAGGTGGGACGGTTTAACGGCTTTGTGGGATATACTTACGGAGTCACCCGGAGAAAATTCCCCGGTTTTAATTCCCCGATTCTTGATGATCCCACACAGGCAAAATTTTATCCGCCAAAATATGACCGAACTCATGATGTAAATGTTACCGCCAGTTATCGATTGTCGGATCGATGGAGTCTTTCTGCCGTCTTTAATTATGCAACCGGCCAGGCATATACCGAACCTCTCGGCAGATATCAACTTTCAGATATTCCCTGGGATAACGGCGATCGGGATGTTTTTGTGGTGGGGAATGTGAATGCGGCACGCCTTCCCTCCTATCATCGGTTGGATTTGTCCTTCAGCAGACAGGGTACATTCTTTAACCTGGGTGAAGCCGAATGGCAGTTACAGATCATCAACGTTTATTCGCGTAGAAATATCTGGTTCTACAATTATGATTTTGATGAAAATCCTATTGAAAGACAAGACGTAACACTGCTGCCAATACTTCCCTCCATTTCATACACAGTAAATTTTTAG
- a CDS encoding 2-oxoacid:acceptor oxidoreductase subunit alpha → MDVQNLVREQVTIRFAGDSGDGMQLTGSLFTNTTALEGNDLRTLPEFPAEIRAPAGTVPGVSSFQLHFGSREILTPGDACDVLVAMNSAALKANLSLLKRGGTVIVNTSGFDKKNLNLAKYGEENNPLEDGTLSEYTVYEIDITKLTKESLSDTGLSYKDVERAKNMFVLGLLYWMYNRPLESTVSFLENKFKNNPEIASANVKVLKEGYHFGETAEIFSEKYTVHKASIGPGEYRSITGNKASVLGLVAATRQANLPLFFGSYPITPASDVLHELSKLKNFGVTTFQAEDEIAAVSSAIGAAFGGNLGVTSSSGPGIALKGEAIGLAVMLELPLVILNVQRAGPSTGMPTKTEQSDLLQAMYGRNGESPAIVVAPSTPADCFDAAFEACRLALEHMVPVFFLSDGYLANGSEPWKFPQQKDLKPIEVTFEPPRNGEDAQPFMPYRRDDRLVRKWAIPGTKGIEHRVGGLEKEDLSGNVSYDPENHQKMTLIRQEKVDKAADNIPLQKVDSGNDSGDILVLGWGSTYGSIRTALRELRNEGLDISHAHIKYLNPFPKNLEELISGFNTILVPEMNSGQLVRLIRDKFMVPAIGISKVKGRPFFVDELIRKIKDAISSKSNGEA, encoded by the coding sequence ATGGATGTACAAAATCTTGTACGTGAACAGGTAACTATTCGATTTGCCGGTGACTCTGGCGATGGCATGCAACTCACCGGTTCCCTGTTTACGAACACAACTGCACTCGAAGGAAATGATTTACGAACCTTGCCCGAATTTCCGGCCGAAATTCGCGCCCCAGCAGGAACCGTTCCCGGGGTTTCATCCTTTCAGCTCCATTTTGGGAGCAGGGAAATCCTCACACCCGGCGATGCTTGTGATGTTTTAGTTGCTATGAATTCAGCCGCCCTCAAAGCGAACCTTTCTCTTTTGAAAAGAGGCGGAACAGTTATTGTAAATACTTCCGGCTTTGATAAAAAAAATCTAAACCTTGCCAAATACGGTGAAGAAAACAATCCGCTGGAAGATGGTACTCTCAGTGAATACACCGTTTATGAAATTGACATCACCAAGCTGACCAAGGAGAGCCTTTCGGATACGGGCCTCTCTTACAAAGACGTTGAGCGGGCTAAAAACATGTTTGTTCTGGGGCTACTCTACTGGATGTACAACCGGCCGCTGGAATCAACGGTCTCTTTCCTGGAGAATAAGTTTAAGAATAATCCGGAAATCGCTTCAGCCAATGTTAAAGTGTTGAAAGAAGGTTATCACTTCGGTGAAACGGCAGAAATATTTTCAGAAAAATATACCGTTCACAAAGCGTCAATCGGACCGGGTGAATATCGAAGTATCACCGGAAATAAAGCTTCTGTACTGGGATTGGTTGCAGCGACAAGACAGGCAAATCTGCCACTCTTTTTTGGCTCCTATCCTATTACACCTGCTTCAGATGTTCTTCATGAACTCTCCAAGTTAAAAAACTTTGGAGTAACTACGTTCCAGGCTGAAGATGAAATTGCTGCCGTATCGTCTGCAATCGGCGCAGCTTTTGGGGGTAACCTCGGTGTCACAAGCTCTTCTGGTCCGGGAATAGCTTTAAAAGGAGAAGCCATAGGGCTGGCCGTAATGCTGGAATTACCATTGGTGATTCTGAATGTTCAGCGTGCCGGTCCATCAACTGGTATGCCTACAAAAACGGAACAGTCTGATTTATTGCAAGCTATGTATGGCCGAAATGGAGAAAGTCCTGCAATTGTAGTAGCACCTTCAACTCCGGCCGATTGTTTTGATGCCGCTTTTGAAGCCTGCCGACTCGCACTGGAACACATGGTTCCCGTCTTTTTCCTTTCGGATGGGTATCTTGCCAATGGCTCAGAGCCGTGGAAATTTCCTCAGCAAAAAGATCTGAAACCAATTGAAGTTACATTCGAGCCGCCCCGAAATGGCGAAGATGCTCAGCCTTTTATGCCTTACAGGCGTGATGACCGTCTCGTTAGAAAATGGGCGATTCCCGGAACCAAGGGAATTGAACATCGGGTTGGTGGACTTGAAAAAGAAGATCTGAGCGGAAATGTTTCTTACGATCCGGAGAATCATCAAAAAATGACTCTTATCAGGCAGGAAAAAGTAGATAAAGCCGCCGATAACATTCCGCTTCAAAAAGTTGACAGTGGTAATGATTCGGGAGATATCCTTGTTCTTGGCTGGGGTTCAACCTACGGATCTATCAGAACAGCTTTGAGAGAACTGCGAAATGAAGGGCTGGACATCTCTCATGCACATATTAAGTATCTGAATCCATTTCCAAAAAATCTTGAAGAACTGATTTCGGGATTCAACACGATCCTGGTTCCGGAAATGAATAGCGGTCAATTAGTTCGTTTGATTCGCGACAAATTTATGGTTCCTGCCATTGGAATTAGCAAGGTTAAAGGCCGGCCATTTTTTGTTGATGAATTAATAAGAAAAATTAAAGACGCTATTTCTTCCAAATCAAACGGAGAAGCATAA
- the corA gene encoding magnesium/cobalt transporter CorA, with product MKKNAKKVARKLQSAFIQRPAKRTHRKPPGQKPGTAIYTGIQRMDEVIMTVHDFDEQHYDKIPIKKIETSEPFLQSESKTWIQIQGLHDVEKLRSVWDYFELHPLIQEDIVNMSQRPKIEHYSDSVFIVMRMITHKDNGSESQDLETEQVSIVLGKNYVLSFQESDTPVFDPIIKRLEMENTRLRKLDADYLAYALTDTIVDHYYHALDLIGETLEDLEELVISEPDEKHLQKIHAMRRDLIYFRKSVWSLRDGLNSLIRDESPLISEEVKVFIRDVYDHLVQVIDSIETSREMVFGLYDMYMSGLSNRMNEVMKVLTIIATIFIPLTFIAGIYGMNFNPEASPWNMPELSWYYGYPASLAIMVVLTILMIFYFRRKGWL from the coding sequence ATGAAAAAAAACGCCAAAAAAGTAGCAAGGAAACTTCAAAGCGCATTTATTCAGAGACCTGCCAAGCGCACACATCGTAAACCGCCGGGACAGAAACCCGGTACCGCGATTTATACCGGTATCCAGAGAATGGACGAAGTCATTATGACGGTTCATGATTTTGATGAACAGCATTATGACAAAATTCCGATCAAAAAAATTGAAACGTCTGAGCCCTTTTTGCAGTCAGAATCTAAAACGTGGATTCAAATCCAGGGCCTTCATGATGTGGAGAAATTGCGAAGTGTCTGGGATTATTTCGAACTTCATCCATTGATCCAGGAAGACATTGTAAACATGTCTCAGCGTCCGAAGATTGAGCATTATTCGGATTCGGTGTTTATCGTAATGAGAATGATCACTCATAAAGATAACGGATCGGAATCTCAGGATCTCGAAACAGAACAAGTAAGTATTGTTCTGGGGAAAAATTATGTCCTCTCTTTCCAGGAAAGCGACACTCCTGTTTTTGATCCGATTATTAAACGCCTTGAAATGGAGAATACCCGGCTCCGGAAACTCGATGCAGATTATTTGGCTTACGCTCTCACAGATACCATTGTGGATCATTATTATCACGCACTCGACCTGATCGGGGAAACACTTGAGGATCTCGAAGAACTTGTAATTTCGGAACCGGATGAAAAACACCTTCAAAAAATTCACGCCATGCGGCGCGATCTTATCTATTTCAGAAAATCCGTCTGGTCTCTCAGAGATGGACTGAATTCTCTGATCAGAGATGAATCACCACTAATTTCTGAAGAGGTGAAGGTTTTTATCCGGGATGTGTACGATCATCTTGTCCAGGTGATCGACAGTATTGAAACCAGCCGGGAAATGGTTTTCGGACTTTATGATATGTACATGTCCGGACTGAGTAACCGAATGAACGAAGTAATGAAAGTTCTGACGATTATAGCCACGATATTTATTCCGCTTACGTTTATTGCCGGAATTTATGGAATGAATTTCAACCCGGAAGCAAGTCCCTGGAATATGCCCGAACTAAGTTGGTACTACGGCTATCCAGCATCGCTGGCCATTATGGTGGTTTTAACAATCCTGATGATTTTTTATTTCCGGCGAAAAGGATGGCTTTAA